One Verrucomicrobiota bacterium genomic window carries:
- a CDS encoding O-acetylhomoserine aminocarboxypropyltransferase/cysteine synthase, which produces MKLETQCLHAGQVPDPTTNARAVPVYRTTAYVFNNTEHAANLFALKELGNIYSRIMNPTQDVLEQRVAQLDGGAAALAVASGTSAIFYSIINLAQSGDNIVSANNLYGGSYTQFNDILPSFGINVKFVDPSDPQNFAAAIDENTKAVFCETVGNPAGQIADLEAISTIAHDNGIPLIVDATFSTPALTRPIDHGADIVVHSLTKWFGGHGAGIGGIVVDSGRFNWANGKFPLYDNPDSSYHGLRWGHDLPEPLAPVAYILRMRTVPLRNLGACISPDNAWIFLQGIETLPLRMERHCDNALAVAKHLEGLDQIEWVRYPGLESDPEHGKIDKYLSGKGGAMVIFGIKGGAAAGSKFIDSLELFSHLANVGDAKSLAIHPATTTHSQLSAEQQAAGGITPELVRLSVGIEHIDDILADIDQALAKAVS; this is translated from the coding sequence ATGAAGCTCGAAACACAATGCCTCCACGCTGGCCAAGTGCCAGATCCTACCACTAACGCCCGTGCCGTACCGGTTTATCGCACGACTGCTTACGTGTTCAATAACACGGAGCACGCTGCGAATCTTTTCGCCCTTAAGGAGCTTGGGAACATCTACTCCAGAATTATGAATCCGACTCAGGACGTGCTGGAGCAGCGGGTGGCTCAGTTGGATGGTGGAGCGGCTGCTTTGGCTGTGGCGTCCGGGACGAGTGCCATTTTCTATTCCATTATCAATCTGGCTCAATCAGGTGATAACATTGTTTCGGCTAATAATTTATACGGAGGATCCTACACTCAGTTTAACGATATTCTGCCGAGCTTTGGAATAAATGTTAAATTTGTGGATCCGAGTGATCCTCAAAATTTCGCAGCCGCAATTGATGAGAATACCAAAGCTGTGTTTTGCGAAACGGTTGGGAATCCTGCTGGTCAGATAGCCGATCTTGAGGCCATCTCTACGATCGCTCATGATAACGGAATCCCTCTAATCGTTGACGCTACTTTCTCAACTCCAGCCCTGACTCGTCCGATCGACCATGGGGCGGATATCGTGGTTCACTCCTTGACGAAGTGGTTTGGTGGTCACGGTGCGGGGATAGGTGGGATTGTTGTAGATTCCGGCCGATTCAATTGGGCAAATGGAAAATTCCCATTGTACGACAATCCGGATTCATCCTACCATGGACTTCGCTGGGGACATGACCTCCCCGAGCCCCTGGCTCCTGTTGCTTACATTTTGCGCATGCGTACGGTGCCTTTGAGAAATCTGGGAGCTTGTATTTCACCTGACAACGCGTGGATATTTCTTCAGGGAATTGAAACACTGCCACTCCGGATGGAGCGTCATTGCGACAATGCTCTGGCCGTGGCCAAACACCTTGAGGGACTCGACCAAATCGAGTGGGTGCGTTACCCGGGCCTCGAGAGCGATCCCGAGCATGGGAAGATCGACAAATACCTTTCCGGCAAAGGCGGCGCGATGGTTATCTTCGGTATCAAAGGTGGTGCCGCAGCCGGCTCGAAGTTTATCGATTCCCTCGAGCTTTTCAGCCACCTCGCAAATGTGGGTGATGCCAAGAGCCTGGCTATTCACCCGGCAACTACTACGCATAGCCAGTTGAGTGCTGAGCAACAGGCCGCAGGTGGAATTACTCCTGAGCTTGTTCGGCTGTCGGTGGGCATTGAGCATATTGACGATATCCTGGCTGATATCGATCAAGCTTTAGCCAAAGCCGTTAGTTAA